The Crassostrea angulata isolate pt1a10 chromosome 1, ASM2561291v2, whole genome shotgun sequence nucleotide sequence ttccacacaagtttcagtttttctggccaaatggtttttgaaaagaagaagatttttaacctggttttccaaaggaaaaatctgGTAACTGTTATTAAAATGCTGGTAGTGAAAATGGCGGGTGGCAGCTGCCACTCaagttttaacttttaattctggtcaaatggtttttgagaataagatttttgaaaaaaaaaaaaaatcaatattcaaaattatttcccctttaaaaacttttattgtgcaataaatataaaatttttgtgagaatggaactgtagctctacaATCCATCAACCCAAATGTTGTGTAGAGCAACATTTCTGCAGCTAGTTCCAGCATTaacttaaggtggctctatacacccacagtttattccaattttcaatagaagaccacaaaacatatacttatcaaatattaaaatgacgatagggatactataggtatttttaaagaattttttaatgttttttcgtgtttttgtaaaatatttttttaaaagacagctatcaacaaattgagagaaattattttgtcatatgatggatatttcctttggacacataaaaaaatatataacacttcttagcattcaaaaatgttattattgcaattctttttagtatttccccaaaacataatttttcatattttcttactctgtcgacaaatcatctgaaaaagttgcttgatgttataagaaaatgtattttaataaatgtgacataaaaaaattgaatgaaaaccattgcaaataaacacaaaaaatattttaaattttatttggtatgaaagttcctcaagtaagggttatcgttcctaagtcccaaggcccaaacaccttggggacttttcatttctgagttgaagaaaatttcctaaatataatgttggaatgataaatacaatacatatttcattatagactttgccctgcataagtgaatatattcgctttaatgcaaaactaagtcaaataaataaaggggaacattgactaggctaataagatttatgtatcccaacctgagagaaattcaaagcaaccctctcatccccgttaggtgtcgatattaatgtgcattaaagtatattataatttaaatattttgagcGGTTtggaattttctttcacggtattcaaccaaaaaatacgttttagaaatttttggaaagttaaaaaatttattgttctcaacgggaatcgaactcatgacctagtGGTTTATAGTCAACTGAcaaacccactgcgctacggtgtaacatatcgatgatggtatagaaactctttaaaaatttatacttgattttattgtttatttcgataaataataccacacaacgtgaaggtatCACGTActacattacttgtaagtaatgaattttccaattatcaaattaaatctcttctttaacaaattttttcaaaagagcggttcccatacaattcgcctcagtttaaatcagccagtaccggaaatgcatgtttccagatttacttttttgcgtactgcgtcatcaaaaagtggtgtatagagccaccttaaatgtGAGTGAAATAGAAGGGGCTAGTTTGGGGCATGCAGTTCATCTAAATGTATATtggagaaaaatataaattcataaattggtgttttgatattcTTTCCATCTGCAGTTTGAATTATCTAGCACTGACCTTGTCATCTTCTCCTATGACATGCATGTTTCCCATGGCCTCCTCATAAGTAATTCCTAAATGGTCCTCTGCTTTAAAGGTGTTTTTAGTTATGTCCACAAATTTCACTTTCCTCTCCTTGTTGAAAAACAGTTTAAGAAAGTTTATTTCCACCCTGCATAAGGGACAGTCACCGTCGTAGAGAACCTTCaatataaattgttaattttagaCAGCTGcatccagagagagagagagagagagagaggggggggggtatttgcCCCGAAAATGTATAAATAAGTACAGATCAATTTAAACAGCTTTATGAAGCTATATAGCTTTTTCAAGCTATATACAGATAAAGCTAAATCAGGAGATTGTGCTGGACCTGTTAAAAAGCTCATTTGATCATACCTTTGTTTTGTTTATCCGTTGAGATAAGTGAAAACTTCGGACATTGCCTACCGTACACACGCCTTTATACAATGCAGGTAGTCTCATTTTTAACATGGTCGAAAAGCACAGCAGTCTGATGGTCACCAACGTTGCGAAACTTAGCTTGTTTTCATAACGTTATTAAAGGGAATCTCGATCCCGATGTGATATTCGATAAATGTCTGCTAATGAAAGTTTTCGGTGTAATCTTTTTCAAGTATGTCaatgttttgttcaaatttgacCAGAATTTAACTTTTCCTTGGAGTTAATTTAGTTTcggtaaaaaaattatacatgtacgatatatattatttattttccttCAATTTTACTTTACACGAGTATTCCCAAATACCCCAAATCCCATCACCGTAAGAAAACAAACCGCgttgctttgaaattttttttatttgcaatctCTAAAAATAACCcgaaacaatacaaattgagAGCAAAAGAATCTGATCCAACTTTATGAAtatatgcttttttttaaaatatttaaaccatgaaaataatatcaacgaaaagattttctatatacatgtattgtacaaatAACCTTAGTGAATTCAACGTTCATCCCAAATGCTCATCATATCTAATGAACCATATGTATCAAAATGTAAAGCTTTTTCATCGATccggaaaaaaaaatacttagagcctatatatattttaagaaagGCCAAATACTTTTAACTGTCTAAATTTTGTTGAGTAATgtctatctttaaaaaaaaaacctcatagTACTCTGTTTATTTATATACTCGAAATTTATGAATCAGTCTGTTCTCCATGAGCACTTGTAcatttttcttacctttttaataatttataccGTACCTCTGACATTGTACATTTATctacattttgtaaatatttaaggaataaggaatcattctttgagtattatgaagtgataatttcggtcggggcgtgttcaatcaagttttatgaaattattgggtTATTGGgtacaaaattgattcgtaatgttatcataGACAAAagcagttgaaaatgtaaatatttatatgtgtGTACCTCATGTACCGTCACGTTGACGGGTTGGATGAAAATAAATCGAATTGaatcatcattatcattatgataaaataagaaataccaTGTTTTACCTAATAGGTACATCTACATGCTGAAAaacaattgaataaaaaaaattaattgcattttttattacacttatttgttaatataatttttacgCTCCAGTAATAACagtatatatataagtattacCACGATATTTGAAGTAACAATGGTAACTACACGCAACCTCCATGTGTTATATTTAAGGAACAATCCAACGAAATACACACTCTTTaggatacatacatgtagtattaaaACGTTTACTTGTATAAGGACCTCGGGcaaacaataatcatgaatgtaGCATCGTTTTCtaaaggggtggggggggggagcttATCCGAAGTCTTgacatgcccccccccccccactgaaaaaaacccttaatttttGCCAAAATTCATAAACCTTTTTCGTCCGGGATGTGGGGTGGGGAGGGGGTGCAGTACCTAAATCTTCACCTTATCTTAATTAACTTCCAAAATCAAATTTCTATATTAGGTAAAAACGTTTCTTGTGAGAAAACGAACATGGGACATGCCTTCTGGTCCACCCCCTCATGCGCGCCCCTTCACCCCCtaccgatgctacgtgcctgataatTAACATAGGTAGACTAAGCAATTTAAATTGGACCAAAACACTGACAGACGAATCTTTCTctcaaatgaaagaaaaaaagaccATACATTGGAAAACCTTATCATATGAACAaacggaaaaaaaatcatctagGTTTTATCTTATGATGCCAAAGTTTAATTTGATTGCCTAGCAACGGCAAATCGCTGATTACAATGACAACGACCAATGCTGTGATTATTCCAACCCCAAGCATGCTGCCAAGAGCGAAGGCTGAAGGCCGAATGTCCAAAACAGAAGTTTTACGTCTTTTGATGGTAGATAATTCATCCTTCTTCAAGAGGAGTTCTTgtttgattttaacaattttctgtGCCACCGAAGTCTCGTTATCAAGAAGAGGAACCCTGTCACATGGACACAAGCAAcctataaaacaatatttatgatACTTGAATCACCGTTGAGAGGGGGTGGGGGTAGCTACCGTTCGCCGTCGTTTgtcacatttaaaaattttagaatAAAGTTTTAGAGATTGGTGCAATTTCAAAAATCTAGCTTCAACTTTATTCTTCGGCATCGAACAGACAAAGTAATACCGTTTTAATGTGCAAGGGCGcatctatcaaaattgtgaaaatccgTGTCCTGTAAtgttcaagaatttttttttttaagttgggGATATATTGATCATACATCGAAATTGCAttgattgtttgtttgtttgtttttttatttataaagacCCTCTTTACAACTGAACCTCTAGAAGATACACTGTGTACTTTgtttttacgaaaaaaaaaagtgaGGATTTCTTTATATACTCAAATGTCGAAATTAATGTCCACGGTTTCGCACATTctcgtattttttttattataaactttttaaagatatgaTCATAAAAACAGACGTATaccatatatcaaaataaatattcatgcaATACGTTGCTATAttaaatcgttatcattttagaTGAACGATGAATTTATCATATATACAGATATAAACTTAATAGAACTTCAAGGTGTTTACTCTCATAAATTTaataatctgaaaaaaatatgtcgTCTCATCAACAGCACAGAGGAAATACCACAATACCGATTGAAATCAATTCTAGACCCGTGACGTAAACCCAAAacaagaaattgatttttaaatctgCTGTTCATTTCGTCTATggcattgttttaaaaaaatagaagtaATACGAATAAAAcatcttttgtatttttttttgcgCCTGCTTAATGTTAATGGCAACCTTTTGCATTGATCTTAGTCTTTAGATATAATTGGCAACCTTAAACAATTCGAAAGCTCTGGATGAAATTCAACCAAACCAGTGTCCGTGATATGAAGTCAAGGTCAAGGACTCGGGTCGCAACCAGAGGTCAAGATAAACTACTTgaatttaaggaataaggaatcattctttaagaacatgttttatgaggtgatcaaattcGATCGAAGGGGATAGTTACGACgttatttgatcacctcataatattcaaataatgattccttattacatatatttatataattttcagcaattgtacgattaatgTTTTGGACTGAACATTAATGTATtggattatacatgtacattacaaaatcgatttgtaGTGTTAATATTCATcatagacaaagacactggaaaatgtaaatattaatagGTGGAAATCAGTGTCCCCAACGGCAAGGctaacaaatatgtttatttcacatagaaaaaaaaacccgttaTATTTGGTGAATACTTAATGATTCCTTCGGTTCagtgtatactagtatatctcTGGCAATATACATTACTATATAGTTTCATTGTAGACGTTTATTCGCAGCCTGATTCGTTGACATCCACTACGGTATCATCTTAGATTATTAGACTGTGACATGTctatcaatgtacatgtaacgtGTCAATTTAGATATAATTGTAAACCTaatgctataaaaaaaaactctgttccaagatatcctggatttacattttgcttaattgcatgatatttataaatacctctgagttcaaactatgttcattcaaaagaatgaaaaaattccaagatttgtcagtcgaaacgcccctgttagcttatcaggtttcaatacaatgataaaaattgtgatgtctacggagattttgtattgcagcaagcccggatgataatgttgtaaaattgcgcgatgtattccgagtgtattccgaatggagaaaagatgtaaacattccccactataaatctctgtaaggaATCTTTTTTCGTTCCTTttaatttttccgagtgaaagatgataatgtgtcaatgaaattatcttggaaattatccctttcaactatttcaattgcacttctttcacaggtatgtgtatttttattaaaaatcgtccaaatgtgctgcataaatatcttgggacagactatataaACCTTACTACCGGAAAACAGGCAAgaatttgaaatcattttaacatgattttggattataattgtgaaaaaaaaactacgtCACAAAATCTAATAGCTGGTATAAACttgtataaataattattaaataattctgGATCTACGATTGACTGACCTGTGGTATTACCAGGTTTCCAGAACCCAGTGTGAAGACACACTACCGTGATAAGGAGCCGGTCATGTCTGAGTCTGACCTCCGACCCAAACTCAAACACCAGGTCCGTCACAGTGTCACTGAAAGGATGTAGCAGCTGGGTGGAGGCATTCAGTGGGAGTTCAGACCCCCTGCAAGCTATTGTCACGTTATATTATTAGCAAGGGTTCTAATTCAATAAAGTAACATctctttgatatttgttttctttctacAACTAA carries:
- the LOC128188188 gene encoding uncharacterized protein LOC128188188, with protein sequence MLKMRLPALYKGVCTVGNVRSFHLSQRINKTKVLYDGDCPLCRVEINFLKLFFNKERKVKFVDITKNTFKAEDHLGITYEEAMGNMHVIGEDDKVYKKMDGIREMYRGVGLKSVATFTELPVVRPLADKMYDYFAANRFRLAGRDESCNCKKD
- the LOC128169965 gene encoding uncharacterized protein LOC128169965, encoding MFNQTQNFTDWEVNEPSVIVRRSAKYVSLRKQDGGWYTFPNRYLFSAVCSRRTACRGSELPLNASTQLLHPFSDTVTDLVFEFGSEVRLRHDRLLITVVCLHTGFWKPGNTTGCLCPCDRVPLLDNETSVAQKIVKIKQELLLKKDELSTIKRRKTSVLDIRPSAFALGSMLGVGIITALVVVIVISDLPLLGNQIKLWHHKIKPR